The following proteins come from a genomic window of Mauremys mutica isolate MM-2020 ecotype Southern chromosome 7, ASM2049712v1, whole genome shotgun sequence:
- the CCS gene encoding copper chaperone for superoxide dismutase encodes MEATPGPGEAGGSSCRLEFAVQMNCQECVDAVQASLQGATGLRVLDIRLDSQSVLVETSMSAGKVKGLLESTGRRAVLKGMGSSEPQNLGAAVAMMSGPSLIQGVVRFLQVSPEKCLIEGTIDGLEPGLHGLHVHEFGDVTNSCDSCGDHFNPDGERHGGPQDAHRHLGDLGNVLAGSDGRADFRMEDTRLKVWDIIGRSLVVDSGEDDLGRGGHPLSKVCGNSGERLACGIIARSAGLFENPKQICTCDGVTLWEEREKPVAGPGRRMLGQPAPHL; translated from the exons ATGGAGGCGACGCCGGGGCCCGGGGAGGCAGGAGGTTCCAGCTGCCGG CTGGAGTTCGCCGTGCAGATGAACTGCCAGGAATGTGTGGATGCTGTGCAGGCCTCTCTGCAAGGAGCAACAG GGCTCCGGGTGCTGGACATTCGTCTGGACTCTCAGAGTGTGCTGGTGGAGACCAGTATGAGTGCTGGGAAGGTGAAGGGCCTGTTGGAGAGCACAGGCCGCCGGGCTGTGCTGAAGGGCATGGGGAGCAGTGAGCCAC AGAACCTCGGTGCAGCTGTGGCCATGATGTCCGGCCCCAGCCTTATCCAAGGGGTGGTGAGATTCCTGCAGGTCTCCCCAGAGAAGTGTCTCATTGAAGGGACCATTGATGGTCTGGAGCCAGGGTTGCATGGGCTGCACGTCCATGAATTTGGGGATGTCACAAACTCCTGTGACAG TTGTGGAGACCATTTCAACCCAGACGGGGAGCGTCACGGGGGCCCACAGGATGCACACAGG CATCTCGGAGACCTTGGCAACGTGCTGGCTGGCAGCGATGGAAGAGCAGACTTCCGGATGGAGGACACCCGGCTAAAG GTCTGGGACATCATCGGCCGCTCTCTGGTGGTGGATTCTGGTGAGGACGACCTTGGCCGTGGGGGTCACCCACTCTCTAAAGTCTGTGGGAACTCTGGTGAGAG gctGGCCTGTGGGATCATTGCCCGATCTGCTGGGCTGTTCGAGAACCCCAAGCAAATCTGCACCTGCGATGGTGTGACGCTGTGGGAGGAGCGGGAGAAGCCAGTggcagggccaggcaggaggATGCTTGGCCAGCCTGCCCCTCACCTGTAG
- the LOC123373813 gene encoding RNA-binding protein 14-like isoform X4, giving the protein MRPGVKLFVGNVPEEATAEELGELFTGAVGPVLGVALMKQFAFVHLRDEAAAVRAIAQLNGHQLHGRRIVVEPSRPRPTNTCKIFVGNVSAACTSGELRALFQQYGPVVECDVVKE; this is encoded by the coding sequence ATGCGTCCCGGAGTGAAGCTGTTCGTGGGGAACGTGCCCGAGGAGGCCACAGCCGAGGAGCTGGGCGAGCTGTTCACGGGCGCGGTGGGCCCGGTGCTCGGCGTGGCCCTCATGAAGCAGTTCGCTTTCGTGCACCTGCGGGATGAGGCGGCCGCTGTCCGCGCCATCGCCCAGCTCAACGGGCACCAGCTGCACGGCCGCCGCATCGTGGTGGAGCCGTCCCGCCCGCGGCCCACCAACACCTGCAAGATCTTCGTGGGTAACGTTTCGGCGGCCTGCACCAGTGGAGAGCTGCGGGCGCTCTTCCAGCAGTACGGGCCCGTAGTGGAGTGCGACGTGGTGAAAG
- the LOC123373813 gene encoding RNA-binding protein 14-like isoform X3: protein MRPGVKLFVGNVPEEATAEELGELFTGAVGPVLGVALMKQFAFVHLRDEAAAVRAIAQLNGHQLHGRRIVVEPSRPRPTNTCKIFVGNVSAACTSGELRALFQQYGPVVECDVVKGKAQGI from the coding sequence ATGCGTCCCGGAGTGAAGCTGTTCGTGGGGAACGTGCCCGAGGAGGCCACAGCCGAGGAGCTGGGCGAGCTGTTCACGGGCGCGGTGGGCCCGGTGCTCGGCGTGGCCCTCATGAAGCAGTTCGCTTTCGTGCACCTGCGGGATGAGGCGGCCGCTGTCCGCGCCATCGCCCAGCTCAACGGGCACCAGCTGCACGGCCGCCGCATCGTGGTGGAGCCGTCCCGCCCGCGGCCCACCAACACCTGCAAGATCTTCGTGGGTAACGTTTCGGCGGCCTGCACCAGTGGAGAGCTGCGGGCGCTCTTCCAGCAGTACGGGCCCGTAGTGGAGTGCGACGTGGTGAAAG